The following are encoded in a window of Heteronotia binoei isolate CCM8104 ecotype False Entrance Well chromosome 9, APGP_CSIRO_Hbin_v1, whole genome shotgun sequence genomic DNA:
- the LOC132577429 gene encoding transcription factor COE3-like isoform X1: protein MPHNNQDIILKRAADIAEALYSVPRNPNQLTSLAGNHAHSGMMGVNSFGSQLAVNISDSQSSEQGYSRNTSSVSPRGYVPSSTPQQSGYNTITSSMNGYAGAAMTSLGVPGSPSFLNGSTANSPYAIMPSSPPLGASSIASSSTPAGVFSFSPVNMISAVKQKSAFAPVVRPQASPPPTCTSANGNSLQDQTFEDSDKFHTPSRSLQGLAYS, encoded by the exons ATGCCGCACAATAACCAG GATATCATCCTGAAGCGGGCAGCCGACATCGCTGAGGCCCTGTACAGCGTCCCGCGCAACCCCAACCAGCTGACCTCCCTGGCCGGGAACCACGCCCACTCGGGCATGATGGGCGTCAACTCCTTCGGGAGCCAGCTGGCCGTCAACATCAGCGACTCACAGAGCTCTGAGCAAG gttACTCCCGCAACACGAGCAGCGTCTCGCCCCGGGGTTACGTGCCCAGCTCCACCCCGCAGCAGAGCGGCTACAACACCATCACGTCCAGCATGAACGGCTACGCGGGGGCCGCCATGACCAGCCTCGGGGTGCCCGGCTCGCCCAGCTTCCTCAACGGCTCCACTGCCAACTCCCCCTATGCCA TCATGCCCTCCAGCCCGCCCCTGGGTGCCTCCTCCATCGCCAGCTCCTCCACGCCGGCAGgcgtcttctccttctccccagTCAACATGATCTCCGCCGTCAAGCAGAAAAGCGCCTTCGCTCCCGTGGTCCGGCCAcaagcctcccctcccccgaCCTGCACCAGCGCCAACGGAAACAGCCTCCAAG ACCAAACCTTTGAGGACTCAGACAAGTTTCACACACCGTCTCGGTCGCTCCAGGGACTGGCATATTCCTAA
- the LOC132577429 gene encoding transcription factor COE3-like isoform X2, giving the protein MPHNNQDIILKRAADIAEALYSVPRNPNQLTSLAGNHAHSGMMGVNSFGSQLAVNISDSQSSEQGYSRNTSSVSPRGYVPSSTPQQSGYNTITSSMNGYAGAAMTSLGVPGSPSFLNGSTANSPYAIMPSSPPLGASSIASSSTPAGVFSFSPVNMISAVKQKSAFAPVVRPQASPPPTCTSANGNSLQALTGLIVPPM; this is encoded by the exons ATGCCGCACAATAACCAG GATATCATCCTGAAGCGGGCAGCCGACATCGCTGAGGCCCTGTACAGCGTCCCGCGCAACCCCAACCAGCTGACCTCCCTGGCCGGGAACCACGCCCACTCGGGCATGATGGGCGTCAACTCCTTCGGGAGCCAGCTGGCCGTCAACATCAGCGACTCACAGAGCTCTGAGCAAG gttACTCCCGCAACACGAGCAGCGTCTCGCCCCGGGGTTACGTGCCCAGCTCCACCCCGCAGCAGAGCGGCTACAACACCATCACGTCCAGCATGAACGGCTACGCGGGGGCCGCCATGACCAGCCTCGGGGTGCCCGGCTCGCCCAGCTTCCTCAACGGCTCCACTGCCAACTCCCCCTATGCCA TCATGCCCTCCAGCCCGCCCCTGGGTGCCTCCTCCATCGCCAGCTCCTCCACGCCGGCAGgcgtcttctccttctccccagTCAACATGATCTCCGCCGTCAAGCAGAAAAGCGCCTTCGCTCCCGTGGTCCGGCCAcaagcctcccctcccccgaCCTGCACCAGCGCCAACGGAAACAGCCTCCAAG